A stretch of Spirochaetota bacterium DNA encodes these proteins:
- a CDS encoding LamG-like jellyroll fold domain-containing protein — MIRHVVSAIVLFCVSYCCQAAAPAVFAIYMPGLTKYRGPGWPGAVDKTRLPITGNRTNDILTEVDAAIAAGIDGFIFAPTVNTSDAARQKQLDEYEGFLGIVRRRNFTAPFMMDCNTGAVHTPEDVRSMARMWFSRFANAEVPRKNGSPIIMTYQADDQKPEFWRELFAELAGKGYRGHWLAHLKPIRAQADGSLSPAHAALARSYIDAGFSGIADSGINIYAHQYSNLIRAYKEAGGEGLETIMVSPWPEYWRTQYSILIPPDGTALLRATWESVLAGGATMFDLYSWNDFSEEHQIAPSLLKSTIRSDITRYYTAQFKGTAVVFPGSRVYLSYRKSLPLGESICVEVLGMPCEAASSPVSVELRNPDGSVIRKGEDVVLSGAAMEAKRLVFSPRDFDPARVVHIYAALGKNGVMRYIDFIRLIPGISEDHTTVSHLLSAMHDAPTIAVKGSVLSASSVKGASRIQILRNSDEAVASSPSGALSVPAGMQRMRLRIVLSEPPPAAPRGSLCFEDGVVLRVNNAHSHGVPPQLLSISNSNCVIFALPQAGNFYHGGFFVDAAMRDTGRVVFQLDGGPAITWSRVDVEEKRILASSYDKIKMIMLLVGGERLYDESADGVASMAVIDTASLPKGCANDVYYARSFSPVGEWANSTPIFSASEAAHGMPVIDTMSGERYETKVSDDEALMLSYDFNETPSDLFLVRDSSVRGLHTVLASGAFLLTGSTGAMYAGNSSMEPVRTNGALVFDGIDDVLAMPNCVPAVSYTVDMSVTVSAFDVERTLFTDRRYGGAHGKLCIRVQADGKVKVSCKTMSQWFDFTSDRSVPANKGSRITVVNDAKNITMYIDGAAAGSMPYPGADTRPIFSCVGKEIDGSGYVGAQGASQPFKGSVHSIRIHCVPLPPR; from the coding sequence ATGATACGTCATGTGGTAAGCGCCATCGTGCTTTTCTGTGTATCGTATTGCTGCCAAGCGGCTGCGCCGGCGGTGTTCGCGATCTATATGCCGGGGCTTACGAAATATCGCGGGCCGGGATGGCCGGGTGCTGTCGATAAAACGAGGCTTCCGATAACCGGCAACAGGACGAACGACATACTCACCGAAGTCGACGCGGCAATAGCGGCTGGTATAGACGGCTTTATCTTTGCCCCGACGGTGAATACGAGCGACGCGGCCCGTCAGAAACAGCTGGACGAGTATGAAGGCTTCCTTGGCATTGTACGGCGGAGGAATTTTACCGCTCCGTTCATGATGGACTGCAATACGGGCGCGGTGCATACGCCCGAGGACGTACGCTCCATGGCGCGCATGTGGTTCTCCCGTTTTGCGAACGCAGAAGTGCCGCGCAAAAACGGATCGCCGATAATCATGACCTATCAGGCTGACGATCAAAAACCGGAATTCTGGCGCGAATTATTCGCCGAACTTGCCGGTAAGGGGTATCGCGGTCATTGGCTCGCCCATCTGAAGCCGATACGCGCACAGGCCGACGGTTCATTGTCGCCGGCGCATGCGGCACTGGCGCGGTCATATATCGATGCCGGATTCTCCGGTATCGCAGATTCGGGGATCAACATCTACGCCCATCAGTACAGCAATCTGATACGCGCATACAAAGAAGCGGGCGGGGAAGGCTTGGAAACGATCATGGTGTCGCCATGGCCCGAATATTGGCGCACGCAGTACTCTATCTTAATTCCGCCGGACGGGACCGCATTGCTGCGCGCAACATGGGAAAGCGTGCTTGCCGGCGGTGCGACCATGTTCGATCTCTACAGCTGGAACGATTTTTCCGAGGAGCATCAGATCGCTCCGTCGCTCCTGAAAAGCACTATTCGCAGTGATATTACCCGCTATTACACAGCGCAGTTCAAGGGAACAGCGGTCGTTTTTCCGGGCTCGCGCGTGTATCTCTCGTATCGAAAAAGCCTCCCGCTCGGAGAATCAATATGCGTCGAAGTGCTCGGAATGCCCTGCGAAGCGGCTTCCTCGCCGGTGTCGGTGGAATTGCGTAACCCCGACGGGTCTGTCATCAGGAAGGGAGAAGATGTCGTGCTGAGCGGAGCGGCCATGGAGGCAAAGCGTCTCGTGTTCTCTCCCCGGGACTTCGATCCCGCGCGTGTTGTTCACATCTACGCAGCTCTGGGAAAGAACGGTGTAATGCGGTATATCGATTTCATCCGGCTTATTCCCGGCATAAGCGAAGATCATACAACGGTCAGCCACCTGCTTTCGGCAATGCACGATGCACCGACGATAGCAGTAAAGGGCAGCGTTCTGTCAGCATCTTCCGTGAAGGGTGCAAGCCGTATCCAGATACTGCGCAATTCCGACGAGGCGGTCGCCTCATCTCCGAGCGGCGCCTTGTCTGTTCCGGCAGGAATGCAACGCATGCGGCTTCGGATAGTTCTCAGCGAGCCGCCGCCGGCAGCCCCTCGCGGGTCGCTATGCTTCGAGGACGGGGTCGTGCTTCGGGTGAACAATGCGCATTCCCACGGGGTGCCGCCGCAGCTCTTGTCCATTTCCAACAGCAACTGCGTGATCTTTGCGCTCCCGCAGGCGGGTAATTTCTATCATGGCGGTTTTTTTGTCGATGCGGCAATGCGCGATACAGGCCGTGTTGTATTTCAACTCGACGGGGGGCCGGCGATAACCTGGTCGCGCGTCGATGTTGAAGAGAAACGCATACTGGCATCTTCATATGACAAGATAAAAATGATCATGCTGCTGGTCGGCGGAGAGCGTCTGTACGATGAATCCGCGGACGGTGTAGCGTCAATGGCGGTCATCGACACCGCGTCGCTCCCGAAGGGATGTGCGAACGATGTGTACTATGCGCGCTCATTCTCCCCGGTCGGCGAATGGGCGAATTCGACCCCGATCTTCAGCGCCAGTGAGGCGGCGCATGGTATGCCCGTTATCGATACGATGAGCGGCGAGCGTTATGAAACGAAAGTAAGCGATGACGAAGCGCTCATGCTTTCTTACGATTTTAACGAGACGCCGTCCGATCTTTTTCTTGTGCGTGATTCATCCGTACGCGGACTGCATACCGTTCTCGCATCGGGCGCATTTCTCCTCACCGGTTCAACCGGCGCCATGTACGCCGGGAATTCCAGTATGGAACCCGTTCGCACGAATGGCGCGCTCGTGTTCGACGGTATCGACGACGTGCTCGCCATGCCCAACTGCGTTCCCGCTGTATCCTATACCGTGGATATGTCCGTGACCGTGAGCGCCTTCGATGTCGAGCGTACGCTTTTCACCGATCGACGATACGGCGGCGCACACGGCAAACTCTGTATTCGCGTACAAGCCGACGGGAAAGTAAAAGTGTCATGCAAGACAATGTCGCAATGGTTCGATTTCACGAGCGATCGATCAGTGCCGGCGAATAAAGGATCGCGCATCACCGTTGTCAATGATGCGAAAAACATAACGATGTACATCGACGGCGCCGCGGCCGGGAGCATGCCGTATCCCGGAGCGGATACGCGGCCGATATTTTCATGCGTGGGGAAAGAGATAGACGGGTCGGGGTATGTCGGCGCTCAGGGAGCGAGTCAGCCGTTCAAGGGGAGCGTTCATTCCATTCGTATCCACTGCGTCCCGCTTCCCCCGCGATGA
- the rfaE1 gene encoding D-glycero-beta-D-manno-heptose-7-phosphate kinase, which produces MRNYRTSIPRLSKTAVLVIGDIMLDRFVYGDVVRISPEAPVPVVHVKNETSFLGGAGNVARNIRALGGKAGLVGIIGKDREAEHIVSDMERSGISPDGIIIDTARPTITKTRIIAGTQQVVRIDHENMSPVSAEARMAVEAYVSRHLDDYDGIIISDYAKGVITRDSIDHIMRTAKKKKKFVLADPSIKHFPLYNGITSMTPNLKEASEGAHREIDVSSKEAIAKLGWHIKDSLDMPHLMITLGPQGMAIFSDEIKGKTPFFIPTKAKAVYDVSGAGDTVIAALAMGLAAKLSFLDAAFIANYAAGVVVGKRGTATLTQKELIDSLGS; this is translated from the coding sequence ATGCGCAATTACCGCACCTCGATACCCCGCCTGTCAAAGACAGCCGTCCTCGTCATCGGCGATATCATGCTCGACCGTTTCGTCTACGGCGATGTTGTTCGCATCTCACCGGAAGCGCCGGTACCCGTCGTCCATGTGAAGAACGAAACGAGCTTTCTCGGCGGCGCAGGAAATGTTGCGCGTAATATCCGTGCCCTCGGCGGGAAAGCGGGGCTCGTCGGCATCATCGGCAAAGACCGCGAGGCCGAACACATCGTCTCGGATATGGAGCGCTCGGGAATATCGCCGGACGGCATCATCATCGATACGGCGCGGCCTACGATAACGAAAACGCGCATCATCGCCGGTACGCAGCAGGTGGTGCGCATCGACCATGAGAACATGTCGCCTGTCAGCGCGGAAGCGCGCATGGCGGTAGAAGCGTACGTAAGCCGGCATCTGGACGATTACGACGGCATCATCATCTCCGATTATGCGAAGGGCGTCATCACGCGCGATTCCATCGACCATATCATGCGTACGGCGAAAAAGAAAAAAAAGTTCGTGCTCGCCGATCCGTCGATAAAACACTTTCCGCTCTACAACGGCATCACTTCGATGACGCCCAATCTCAAGGAAGCATCCGAGGGCGCACACCGGGAGATCGATGTATCATCGAAGGAAGCGATCGCAAAACTTGGATGGCACATCAAGGATTCACTTGACATGCCGCATCTCATGATAACGCTCGGACCGCAGGGCATGGCGATATTCTCCGATGAGATAAAAGGGAAGACACCGTTCTTCATCCCGACAAAAGCAAAAGCGGTGTACGATGTTTCCGGCGCGGGCGATACCGTCATTGCTGCGCTCGCCATGGGGCTTGCGGCGAAGCTCTCGTTCCTCGACGCAGCGTTCATCGCGAACTACGCGGCGGGTGTCGTCGTAGGCAAACGCGGAACGGCGACGCTCACGCAGAAAGAGCTTATCGACTCGCTCGGCTCGTGA